GATTGATATATGTCAACTCTccataataaataaaaaatgtttcatacTTATACCAAGTTTAGCAAGGAAACCAACCCCTGAGGTGGTGTTTGATACAGTATCATGTGCAGACAGAAATCAGCAAAGACTAGGCCATCATTAGATGCGCTTATGGATTTGTACTTTGAAGCAACAGTCTGATCCACCTTATGTGTATCCCATTCACCAATAGCCTGGcaacaatttaaaaaaaaaagaaaactagcaAGTTTTTTAGGATGAAGATACGTCAGAACAAGAAAAGGAAACCACGGATAACTTATCGAAGATCATTGTAGACTTGACTAAAAGTGCAGTAAATTCAATGCCATCGGTCTGATGATAGAAAATAAGCTGACAATGATTCTTATTCCAGAGAAAAAATGCAATTCTGTTAAGATAAGGTATTGAACAATATTTGCATGTACAACCAAGTATATTCATCAACTTTATAGATTTTGACTGAAAGGGTGAGATTTAGCAATTGCCGGGTCCATGCATAACCTAACCTACATAATTGTCAGGTCCTTTCCCTGAATTGTTCAATGGAAACCATTTAGCCATTCCGCCTTTTTTTTATGATCATGTGTAATTGTATAAAGTCAGCGGAGACTGGAGACCAGTCTTAGTAAAATTTATAAAGCAACAGAAAGTGTGACTAACCTTCAACACAAGTCTCAGGATAATTCCCTGATGTTGCTCTGGAACATTTGATATGTTGATTAAAAGATCAGGTGCTATGATTGCCTTATCCTGTTACATAATGTTAACTTTATGTTGTTGGCTTTTGCAGAAAAGTTAAAACAGCTGAGAAAATGAGACATAAATGAAACTGAATAGGATACCTCACTTAGTAGACGCTCAAAGCCCATCTCAACATAAACAATGCAATAGTTTTGAACAACTGTTGAGGTAGATTCAGTGTAGATCCTCCATAGATCCATCATCATTGAAATATCAGGCCTTTGCTTTACCAGTTTGTCAAAGAGACTGCCATTTTCCATAAGCTGATGgaaccaaaaaataaaaatcgttTCTATTAAATATCATCGGCTCATCGCCTCATTGACATGAAAATTACTATGTTATAACGCATGCAAAGAACAGATGGAAAATAGTACTAGTACTGCCCTTTTCACCCCCTGAACAGGTTCAGATTATGTAAACAAATGCAAGTAAATCTCGCAACCTAAAGCACAAAGTTCTCTAATCTAATTATAGTGTATAAATAGAAGATTATTTGTACATGCGCGAATTATTCAGATAGTTTCATAGACGCTATTAATCAAATTTCAACGCCGTGTGGACAAATTGTAGCAGTATCATCGCCAACCAAACGATCAACTAAACCAATCGAAGCAGGAAAATTCAACATATACGTATGCATACTAATCCGAATCGACACAGGGCCTGAGGAGTGGTGTACTTACGAGCTCACGGACAGACGCGCCAGGGGAGACGAGCGAAATGGTGGTGTAGGGGAGAAAGCGGCAGAGCAGCGACGCGACGGAGTCTTCGGTGAGGGCCAGCCTCGTCAGCATCCGCTCGAGCGCATCCACCCTCCCCGCGTGGGTctgacccgccgccgccgccgccgcggccggtggCGATggctccgccaccgccattCTCCCGACGATGTTGGAGTGTTGGACTCGCACTCGCTGTGTTTCCTTCCGGCGCAAGAAGGTGAGAAGACTAGAAGAGGATGGTCGAATCAGGCACGAATCCGACCGCTTGGGATCGTTGGGCTTGGGCAGCACGGGATTCCGGCCCATTTCGGCATCCCCAAGAGAGATGGATCCGAGAGGATTGGGAAGAAATAATTATCACAAGACTACCCGATTTATAGGATAGAGCAAATTTATTACAGAACTATAGTCCTATAGGTTTGATGTCAATTTATCCTAAAACTACAACGTTTATAGCTCCAACATAATGTTAATACTAGGGATTTAAAATATAGAATAcgtagttttgtaataacttTAATGTTAagtatatagttttgtgataatttcgaGAGTAAAATACACGGGCTGTCCTTAAACTTGTACGGATATGTCATCAAGGtctctaaactctcaaaatacatttTTGAGTCATCGAACTTGTCATAAGTGTCATATAAGTCCAAACGGGTTCCAACCCGCTCCGTGaaatgatgtggcatgccacggtGACGCTTATGGGATCTACATGTTagtcacatagaaaaaaaataaaaggagaggagagagagagagtgaggagaaaaatgatgtttttaattttgaaaaataaatgaaaaaagtgaggagaaaaaaatgttcttaattttttctatatgtgaCTGACGTATGGGTTCTACTGACACATAGGCACCACCATGGCATGCCACGTTAGCACACGGAGTAGGTTGGAGCCCGTTGGACCTATATAACACCCGAGACAAGTTGAGAGATCCAAAAATGTATTTTGAGATTTCAGTGACCTAGGTAACACACCTAGACAAATTTAAGGACCGCTCGTGAACTTTACTCTAATTTCCatataaaatatgtagttttgtgatacttgaCCTTATAAATCTagagttttgtgataaatttatcgCTAGAactatgtagttttgtgatgcaAGCtcttaaacctgtagttttgtggtaGTTTGACCAAAATATTTGTTGTTTTcttaaatttactcaaaaaatatttttttaaaaaaaacagtgaaACCCACATGTAGCTCCTTGCATCATCTTCTTCCACACCTCTCCAtatagtaaaaaaagaaaaaaaatcaaaaaatacCACTGACAGGCACCCTAATCTAACAAATGTCATCAACGAACCCAACTTTCTAGAAATGCCATCATACAAGCGTCTTTGTCCCGGAAATGGCATCGCAATTAGGTTTCATTAACAACATTCCATTACTTGCTATAAAAAGATTATTTTACCCCtataaattgttaaaaactttTGCTCTACCCTTCAGCTTACACTAACTTGTAGGTTGCTCTTTCCACTAAATTATTGTAAGTTGATTGAGAGGCAAAAGTTTTAATCAACTTTCAACAATCCATAGAGTAAAATGGTCTTTTTTAAGTATTTAATGGAGGGTTGCTAACGGAAACCTAACAACGATGGCATTTGTGGGATAAAGACATTTGTACGATGGTATTTTGTAGAAGTTTGGTTCATCAATTGTATTTATTGGATTATGGTGCTTATTAATGAaatttcttggattttttttaaaaaaaaaacagtggtTCAACTAGAAAAACCGGAACCAGTGTCTTGATGGTGGGCAGGGGCGTCCCGGCCAATCGAGTCCCTGTGCAAAATATTAAAATGGGGCCCTAATAGCCTAGTAATTTTTAtagtaaaattaaaaatggGCGTGGCGATCAGCCGATCATCAGCGATGAAGTAGAAGCGGAGGCCGGAAGGGATTGGGGAGAGGAGATGAAGCGGCTGCGGCGTCGGGACTTCGGCGATATGCGACGACGTAGACGCCTGGACGGGAGTACGATGGAAGATGGATCGGTTCACCTTCCGCAGCGTTTTGGGCCTTGTTTTACTACTATTTGAACTgcaaattaacaaaattaaagtctctaatattattatatataggaCATACTTAATATTTTAGGGACCTTTAAAATTTGGGGCCCTATTCAGTCGCACAGCCCGCACGGGCCCAAGGACGCCCCTATGGTGGGTTCGCTCCAAAGAATGGTCATACACTTGGACAAGTCGAAACCGAACAAACCGGACGGTTTTTATTAATACCAACTAGCCGGACTAGTCCAAAATTCTATCCCAAAATTTTAGTTCCGAGAATCCTAAACAGAATTTGAGATATTAAAATTTTCATCTCTCCAACAAATTAGCAATAATTGGTTTCCTAAAAACAAAAAGGTAAGCCCATAGAAAACTTCCAACAGAAGGGAAAATTGCAAAATAATCCCAGAAGTCACTTGAAGTTTGACATTCTATCCCATAAGTTATTTTATTACAAACACCCACTCCCCTACCCGGTTTTATTGTAAAAACTACCCCATTGCACACATGTTTAATTGAATCAATATGTTTGGGTAAATTGTGAGGCATCAATGTGGTCTGTAGCAAATTAAATACTTCTAAGAATGTAGACttgacacttttttttttgatattccACAAATaaatcccttctttctataaagttatcATCCACTAACTACAATTAATATCCTAAACCTCAGATAAACTAATAAATTGGCATCCCTTTTGTagattattttacaaataagatAAACTAATAATTATTTTCTGATAACCTTGGCTGAAACTAATTTCTTCTAGAAATTGTTTTGCAAATTGCTTTTAAAAGCAAAAGTCTAATTTCCTCCCTGGTGGGCCTAGCTAGCCCATCGAGACCCAAAACCCTCACGCCTCTTCTTAAAACCTAAAGTCTATTTAAGACCCCATGACCTCcctttctcctttttctgtcTGTTTTGGCTTACTTGTGAGCCCCTCAATCCGTGTACAAGCACATGATTCGCCGGAGGTGTGTTTCTTTGTATGCCGGcataatttctccttcactttTGTGTTTATACCTGCATCCAAGTTAATTCTCTAATCCTAATACAACTACATTATTTATTATTGGTATGCGTGTAAGAAATACTAGTTTTCCTTTTATTGATTGTGCTATTTGGCGGTTGAAATTGGTacttaacgaccgtcaacagttgCTTAGTGTGCAActgagtgctctagtactaagaCTTTGGATAAAGAAAGAAGTTTATGTGCAaggctagagtagtaattaataacttagatgTGGTGTCTAGCTTAGAAATTACATTCATATGTTGTGTACTTTACGGAGGTAGGTGGCATGTGGTGACAACCATGTCCGTTCTCGTATTCCTCCACATTCGACTACATCATAGAGCTTAAGGCCGGACTCAGCCTGGCAGATCAGGAGAGAGCCGGTGCTTGAAGAATTCGATAGAGTTTTACCTTTAACTTAATTAATAGGAATCCTCTCTAACCAATTTATCTCAGGTTGTTGTTCTTGATTGAATCTTGATTGTAGATAACACACACATTCTTCCTTCTTTGtgttcgatacccttggaatacttcaAGGGAAAGTGCTACAACGATACTTCGACTATGATTGACCTAAAGAACTGTAACTTTTACCTTTAAGGAAACGTTAAAAGCATATGATTTTCAGGTAAAAGTTAAAACCACATGATTTTTCAGGTAAAAGTTAAAACATATGTCTGATCGAGCATAATCCCTAccaggaaaaaatatttttgcaggTGCCAAAACATGTTTTTGCAAGCGGCCAAAACCTCCACCTGTCCTTAAAGGCTTGTGAAAAATCAACGATTTTTGTTGTCAGGCCCCTTGTTCGACTAGGAAAATAATTTTGGCAGGCGGCTCCGCGGCTACATTAAGCGATCCACGTGCGAAATGTGATTTTTGCAAGCAGGCAGATAAAGCAGACCACATTGAAGATAATTTTGGaccaacaaaattaaaaaatatttgaaaatatcCCCAATCAGCTGCTATTTGATAGATCAAGCACAATGCAAATAATCAAATGTCAccacacaaatgaaaaaaataagattcacatattccacagaaataaagagaaaaaaaaagaaattatggaTCTGGATCTAGAGGAAGAAGAATAATGAAGGAGCTCTAGAGACCGCCGACGTTGCCCTTCCCGCATGGTCGCTGTCGCCATGCATCACCCTTGCCGCGTGTAGTCATCGTTACCGTCTCCACCAGCTGCCTCCTTGTCACCACTCCTCCTTGTTGAAGAGCTACTGCTGCCGACGGGattggaggagaggggaggagccgATATGTCACCGCCCCTTCTCCTCATTGTCGCTCCTCCTCGTCAAGCCGCCGCAGCTACCGGCCCTCCTcgccgagccgccaccgccacagccGACTCCCCTCCTCATCGttgctcctcctcgcctcgccaccgccgctccttgTAGCTAGGCTTATGTGCtctgaggagaggaagagggagagggtcTGAtggtgagagagagggagagggtaaGGTTAGATAGGGAGTGGTTGTGGAGAAGTGGGGATAAGAATAAATGTGTGAATTTATGTTTTAGTAGGTTGTTTGGATGTGGTTTTTGCAGGCGGCAGTATTAGtggtaaaaattaaatttttgtAGGCGAATGGCTTAAAAGATGGgcctaaaaaaaataagaatattATAGCACTTAGCTCCTTTAAGCCATCCGCTTGCAAAATCCATTTTCATAGACGGGGAAAAATCGAATCTCTCTTTACATAACTACACATGCAAATAATTATAGCTAAAAATAATGATCCGCgtgtaaaatttataaggcTCGTAGCGcaaaatccttttttttatatataatcgTGAGTTGTATTCTTTGTccgactctctctctctctgtctgtcTTTCTTTTTTAGACTACTAGTCCGACTCGATCAATGCATTAATTATATAATGCAACTACGCTAGCTGCGCCAAGTCCTACTCCGATCCTATGCCGGTGCACGCGCAGATTGCATATATataaactactactactacactcCAGTAGTTTTGGTTAGGTTGGCGCAACCAGGGTTTAACTTACcaccggtaaccgcgcggttaccgcggttaccgggcttaccgcgggggtacggtaatataaataccgtggtaacctccttaaatacaaataaattttaaaaataatttgaatttttgataaattttgcatggttttgtacggtttttcacggttaccgcggttaccgcgcggtaaccgtgcttaccgtcagggcgcggtaaccccggccccggcggtaagGTAAACCCTGGGCGCAACTCCGTAAAAACCAGACTATCGAGGTGTGCCCGCGCGCGCGTGGAAATCGAGTGATCAGCCGGCTCAAGCTCAGCTCAAAGTCAAATTAAGGTACGTGCACGTTAATTAAGTCAAGTTCATCAATGCAACACATACGATGTGTGGAAATCCTTTTCGATCTCAGTATCTCAGGCCCTGGTTAGATctcaccctaaaatttttcaccctgttaCATCGAACTtttaaacacatgcatgaaatattaaataaatatagactaaaaaaataaacctaattgctccatgatttgacaatatggtgctatagtaaacatttgacaatgacggattaattaggcttaataaattcgtctcgtggtttactgacggattcattaattagttttttattagtgtcgaACGCCCCATGCGACACcttatataatatccgatgtgacacgccaaaactttacacccctgtatctaaacaccccctcgTAGCCCGTCTGTTTACACATCTTCAAAGACACGAGAGATTAAGAGGAGCACGTATTCCCAACCAACCTACCTCGCCGTTCCCTCatcttttaaaaactataaaatattttcttaaaaaagagAGCACGTATTCAATCATTTTGATTTTGAACCACTGCAGTTTTATTTTGATAAAGGATATCAATTTGGTTAATGGTGAAAATTTAGGACCACGATATGTGGTGTTATGTGTCATGTGCTAAACTTATTATGTTCTCGTGTAAATTGGAATATCATAGGTtgggttttatgaaatttgcTCATTTTTAATAGCTGTTCATCAATTTATTCGCGGTACTAATTTCACTCCTAACCTAATTTCTATTTTTGATTTGAGTTATGATTTCATTTTGATTTGAGGTAAAAAATTATTATGTTTGAGTTGGAAGTATCCGTTGAGTTTGACAAGTTCATAATATGATGCGAAAAGATTTTCGTTGGGAAAAAACTTATAAACTCATCTTTTTTCCTATGCTTATcagttaaaatttgaatttttaatcttaaatttaTAGCTGATTTTTgaggagttttttttatcaaaatttatttttcagtttttgcttttaaatcactaagaacacgtatataaaagtttaattTACATATCATTTTTCGTTTGCAATTATATCGTTTCGCTGGGCCGTTATATTTGCGACGGAGGGAATACTACTAGTAGCAGCTTCGTAAATGGAAGAAAATGGCTCCCTATCCGTATCTGTATTATACAGCCTATCAAGCCGAATACACTGGGCTGAATCCAAAACGCATGGGCTTTATTCCGATtccttccctttcttcttcctgcTACCAGTCTTCTAACCGTCTTCTAATGGCCATATGGCCTGCGGCCCATGGCATGGCGCTTTGCCACGGCCCAGGCACAGCACGGCCCGACAGTTGGGCCGTGCCGAGGCCGCTGCCTTGTCACGGTGGGCCGGCAGGCATGACACGAAAGTTAGGGAGGAGCAGTAAACTTATTTTCAGACATGTTAGGCCACGTACCAACGAAGAGGGACAGAGAATAGACTTATCCAGCTATATATAAGGCACGGCCCAAAGAGAAGGAACGCAAAGTAGACTTTTTTCATAAAAACCACGACGGACTGTCGTGCCTTCGGgtcggcccggcacggcccgattcTGGGCCGTGGgcaggcacggcacggcccgatctACACGTCGGCCCAGACCCGGCGGTGAGGCCATGCCGGGCCGAGCGGCCCATTTAGGCATCTGTTCTACTAGTCGCCTagggcttcctcctcccccctagccgccgctccagccaGCCACACCGCACAtaacacacacactctctctcgcCATGGACACCGCCGATGAGCGGGAGACGCCGATAAGTTGGAGAATCTCTTTCCCATTAGACGCCAAAAGACGAGCAAGAGACGATGCGCTTACAGGAACGCCTCAAAGACCTACGGCTTCAGGAGGAAATTTGGCGTATCCTTTCCAAGATTTGCGCCTATGAGGGGACGGAGACGATCTCGAGTCCGATACCCATCTTAGTTTACTCGACATCAGGCAAGTTTAGTTATATCagcgccttttttttttcctacatcCAAATCGGATGTACGCAGCCATCTTGGGGAGGATTCGCCTTCTTatatttctcccttttttttttctatttagacCCACAGCTTTGGGAGGCCGCTGTCCGCTACCAGGAGCAAGTCGGTGGGAGAGTAAGATTTCCCCTTCTGTATCTCAAGGTGGACAACGAGTCCGGGAAGGTTGTGGACGTGGGAAAGTACTGGGACGATCGGCACGGCGTGGGAGAACCTAGAGGTCGTTTCAAGTCATTCAAATGGTTGGTGCACTCTCACACTCTCACTACACGCATATTTTATTTGTTCTGATTTTGTCGTCAATGGCCAAGCTAGGATTTGGATATGAGGGGGGGCCGACTTAAATATGATTATGCTAATAAGAAAATAACATGAAAATGTACATATAAAGTTTTAAGGCATATAGGTACGTTAATAGCATAAACATAATTAACGAGTTAATTTTATCCTAACGGCAAAGCCCATACCAATCATTTGTCTCATCTCATCATCGCACCCTCTTACGATCTAGCGGCGAATCACCTAGTTTAACTGTGAGTTCGATTATGGCGCCATGCATGTGCGGATGTGCTGCGATGGCAGGCAGCGACATCGAGACCATCAAATATATTCGCATTGATCATCTAGACCTTATCGTGTTAGCAAGCAGCCAAGCATGATCAGATGATATATTTACTTTAGAGgaagatatatagatatataccgATCGTTAAGACTTGTTCTTTTCATTTACTTTGATCAAGGGCTTTGCAAGCCAGCTATTGGCAATATGGAAATATGGcagggggagggggtggcgctAGGTTTTGTTCTTTTCATTTACTTTGATTCCCTGGCTTCGCCCCTGCTTGTCGTTTCCCCAACATATATTAAATCAATCACACACTGTTGACAACAATGTCGGTCTCATTTTGATTAGAATgattgccttttttttattacCTGCTCTCGTCCAATAAGTGCATTCTTGATGACTGGTCGATGTTCGTCTCATCTTCAGGTTTGCGGACAAGCATAAAATGTTTACGGCTGAAGCTGAAACAGCATCCTCCACCAAATCGACTGCACAACTTCAGCAGCACTCGTATTCAGAGGAGGAAGATTTGACCATGTAAGTTATCTCTTCGTTAAATTTTCTTTTGCTCAAATAAATGTTCACCCTCATTCCCCTACTCTCATTACTGTTGTCCTCTTCAACTAGCTAGCAGCCTCCCAGTTCATTGCCACACCATAGATCCCCAACATTTGTTTCAGAAACATTTCTCCACCATACCACAGATCCCCAATCTTTGTTTTAGAAACATTTCTCCATTTCGCTTCTTCCCCAATATTTGTTTTAGAAACATTTCTCCGCCACACCATAGATCCCCAATATTTGATTCATAAACATTTCTCCATTTCGCTTCATCCTTGGGGTAACCCATTTTATTTAGCTGTTGAAAATCTAAGGTCTAAGGTTTAGATTCTATCAGGCTAGCAAAGGAGGTTTGATTATTTCAGCTTCTGCCACACGTCACGCGTACGTGTATATTGATATCCACTTTTTGccacatatttttattttcctattttACTAAAAAGTATTGCTCCTTTTGACTTAATACTAAGTGTTATGATGTTCTTTCCTAttctctattattataaaaattgaaaatgtttttgtcgatactttggtacgtcattcgtgtatgagtttgtttttaagttcgttcgcttttggaaatacaaatttATATTTGAGTCGGGGCAGTCGCATAATAATAGAGACTTACAAACCTCTTTAAAacctctttaaaaaaacttatatgctaacttgagatgattggattcctaattacagctcatgattttctagagaaaatatatatccaagcgaattctcacagtgaatttcaccttaactcacagtgaatttcaccttaactaaaccatataacaataataaaattaaaatagccttcacccgttgcaacgcacgcaACGGGCATTTTTTTCAGTTTACTAAAAAGTATTGCTCCTTTTGGATTACTACTAAGTGTTCTGATGTTTTTGTGTTCAGGTACAAATCCCATCAACAATTACAGGTCTCAGAGGAGAAAGATACAACCATAGAAGAAAACTCAGAGAAAAAGTGGCATGCACGTCTCATAGATGAATACATTCGTGGAATATTGGAAGGGTGCGTTTAATACACTATCCCCTCCTCTTTGAATATGTATtcaatgtttttttaattagcgTTTGTTTCATTTTGTTATGTCGTTTTGTTTATTAAGTTCTAGTTTTTAGTTGTGTAATTTTCCTGCTACCAAATAATTGACTTATTTTCTATACACCAAGGCACTGTGGAATATACTATTAATATGTAAGTAAACTTGCATTTTATTATTTCATGAATGAAGTCGCATTTTTTCTTGTATACAGTATAATTAAAATTTCCATATGATGTTTATGTAACCTCACTCTATTTTCCATTTTTGGTTTCCTACACTAGCACAAACTCTATATCTCAACATAGACTATGTAGGTGTTTATCTattaaaacatatatatctTTCTCTACGAAGTTGTTGATAGCTTGATTCTTTCAAGAATGATAACTCAGATACGGAGATTGAGGACGATGAGAATGTTCTCTCTAAGAGTCCTGTGGAAGTTGACCCATGTGCTATTGGTCAATTTCAACATTTCAAGGAGATGAATTCTCTCCGTGAAGAATGTGTCACTCCAAACCCTAAGAATGTTGACAGCTCATCAAAAATATCATCGCAACAAGGACATGCCAAATTGGCAGCAGGTTCTTCTAGGTAATTTCTGCACACTGATTGTAAACATGTTCTCTATTTTTGCTACGTAGTGTTTATATCATGGCGTCAAGATTGTAAGTTTGAAGCAATGGGCATATTAGACTGTGtcattttaaacatgtttttggTTTAGTTAATGTTTTTTGCATGCTAAAGCTAAACTATGACATTTTTATAATGATGACTAATTTTGGGTTGAAACACAGCTCACACTATAAGGCAGTGGGATATCATGAGTATGCCGATCTAATCAATCGAATAAACAAGGGTGTACAACTCTATTCTAATAGCATGCAAGAACTTTCTCAGAAAGGAACAGGTGGACTTAGTGAAGCGTTCGTGGCATTCAGAAACTATTTTGTAGAAAAGGATGTTTTTGAGGTTTGTATGACACTCATATTCCTTATTCCTTATTTTCATTATTATCACTGCTTATTCTAAGTCGTGTTTGTAGGAAATTGATTACAAATTCGGAGAAATATTGCATCACTGCTCTCGTACTGTGGGAATTAGGAAGATTTATCATCACTATAATTTCACAGTTGAGATGAAAAATGATAAGGACTGTTGGATCCCTAGGGTTTATTTTGCGGAAGTCAAGATGAAGTATGGTTTCAAGTATCGTTTCTGTGCTCCTCTCGAGGCGACTGATGATGGTATGTGTTCTTATCTGTTTTTGCTTATTCAAACTTTGTGGTTCAAACAACAATGTACGCATTTGTGCTATGTGGttattaaaaaacatatttgaAATAAGTTATAACGTTGTGCTTCTAGTTGTATTGAAACTATGTTTAGTCATATTTCTAGTAAAAACATAAGTTGGGATTAGTCTTATTTCCATTCATTTACGTTTTGCTTTTGATTTTTATAAAGGAAAATATCATCCTAAAATGAATTTGCTGCACCAATATTTGAATTGGACTAGTAAAGGACATGAACAAGAACAAGTAGTTTATATAGTTTACACGATAGTTGTGCCCATGTGTTGTGATGGATGATAAAGAAATGTATTATAAGatccaaaataaaaatacagTACATATAATCCTCAAATCTTAAAGTTGTGTATATGACCACATGAGATCAGTTAGCCCCCTACAGTATGCTAATGCAAAAAgaacgtgatttttttttataagagtAGAGAAATATCACTACACATTACTCTATGTTCAATTCTTTTGTGACTTGATGTCAAAGGATGCTGAGCCTATTTGATAAGGGATAGTCTTGCAGTTGCCCTCTAAAGGTGCATGAGGATTTGCCACTTAATGTCTTGCTGACATATTTTTGATCAAATAATACTTGGCTTAGGCATATATGAATAAATAAATGGTATTGACTTGTGAATAAATAAGTAGTATTGACTTGTTTTCTCATGTCACGAATCTATGTTTTAGTTATCATGTATACGCAAACCAAATATCCTTTTCTCATGTGAAAGGAGGCTTGCATACCAAATATACAAATGACCTGTACCAGCAAAAAACACAAATAAAAGAGAAACATAGCAAAAACATAAT
This genomic window from Oryza sativa Japonica Group chromosome 12, ASM3414082v1 contains:
- the LOC4351503 gene encoding uncharacterized protein isoform X1, encoding MNTFVEYWKDTEIEDDENVLSKSPVEVDPCAIGQFQHFKEMNSLREECVTPNPKNVDSSSKISSQQGHAKLAAGSSSSHYKAVGYHEYADLINRINKGVQLYSNSMQELSQKGTGGLSEAFVAFRNYFVEKDVFEEIDYKFGEILHHCSRTVGIRKIYHHYNFTVEMKNDKDCWIPRVYFAEVKMKYGFKYRFCAPLEATDDGQCYSCKNQGIDKLKHPSRGGYSKGYDGAVCNHLGEDSSDEEDELM
- the LOC4351503 gene encoding uncharacterized protein isoform X2; protein product: MRLQERLKDLRLQEEIWRILSKICAYEGTETISSPIPILVYSTSDPQLWEAAVRYQEQVGGRVRFPLLYLKVDNESGKVVDVGKYWDDRHGVGEPRGRFKSFKWFADKHKMFTAEAETASSTKSTAQLQQHSYSEEEDLTMYKSHQQLQVSEEKDTTIEENSEKKWHARLIDEYIRGILEGMITQIRRLRTMRMFSLRVLWKLTHVLLVNFNISRR